A window from Shewanella livingstonensis encodes these proteins:
- the lexA gene encoding transcriptional repressor LexA has product MRPLTPRQAEILDLIKNNIAETGMPPTRAEIANRLGFKSANAAEEHLKALAKKGFIEIIPGTSRGIRLPHEEQVETGLPLIGQVAAGEPILAQEHVEQYYQVDANMFKPAADFLLRVRGDSMKNIGILEGDLLAVHKMQQARNGQVVVARVDDDVTVKRFEQRGNVIYLHAENDDYTPIKVDLSCQSLTIEGLAVGVIRNGDWL; this is encoded by the coding sequence ATGAGACCGTTAACGCCGCGCCAAGCAGAAATATTAGACTTAATTAAAAACAATATCGCCGAAACAGGTATGCCACCCACTCGTGCCGAAATTGCAAATCGTCTTGGCTTTAAAAGTGCTAATGCCGCCGAAGAGCATTTAAAAGCATTAGCCAAAAAAGGCTTTATCGAGATCATTCCTGGTACCTCTAGAGGTATTCGTTTACCTCATGAAGAACAGGTTGAAACCGGTCTGCCATTAATTGGACAAGTTGCTGCTGGGGAGCCTATTTTGGCCCAAGAGCATGTTGAACAATACTATCAAGTTGATGCAAACATGTTTAAACCTGCCGCAGATTTTCTACTGCGCGTTCGTGGTGATAGCATGAAAAATATCGGTATTCTAGAAGGCGACTTGCTCGCTGTACACAAAATGCAACAAGCACGTAATGGTCAGGTTGTCGTGGCGCGTGTTGATGATGACGTCACTGTAAAACGATTTGAACAAAGAGGTAATGTGATTTATCTGCATGCAGAAAATGACGATTACACCCCGATAAAAGTAGATTTAAGTTGCCAAAGCCTAACCATCGAAGGGCTTGCCGTTGGCGTTATCCGTAATGGAGATTGGTTATGA
- a CDS encoding cell division inhibitor SulA — MNKLMGIAPRHPGLWVELTDTELHGNQTIQTLQTVTQGEAELSQLCSQLATLSQQGRWIVLISPPHIGYKHMLASAGVRMDRILLVHTKDEVETLWAMEKALTSGTSSAVVTWTSSLDARDSRRLEIVAKSARALGVVIEDVNAHLPHKHQLVSPTLTNGASNFCSFH, encoded by the coding sequence ATGAACAAACTAATGGGCATCGCGCCACGCCACCCAGGCTTATGGGTCGAATTAACTGACACAGAACTCCATGGCAACCAAACTATTCAAACATTACAAACCGTCACCCAAGGGGAAGCTGAACTGAGTCAATTGTGTAGCCAACTGGCGACATTGAGTCAGCAAGGTAGATGGATTGTGTTAATTAGCCCTCCTCATATTGGCTATAAACATATGCTGGCAAGTGCAGGCGTGAGAATGGACCGAATTTTACTGGTGCATACCAAAGATGAAGTTGAAACTTTATGGGCCATGGAAAAAGCACTGACGAGCGGTACATCAAGTGCTGTAGTAACTTGGACAAGCTCACTTGACGCTCGCGATAGTCGTCGGTTAGAAATTGTAGCCAAAAGTGCACGTGCTTTAGGTGTAGTAATTGAAGATGTAAATGCTCACTTACCTCACAAACATCAACTTGTTAGCCCTACTTTAACAAATGGAGCAAGTAATTTTTGCTCATTTCACTAA
- the coxB gene encoding cytochrome c oxidase subunit II — protein MKQWLYCLLVVCVALPLGASEMPLNMTQGVTDISGKVYDLHMTILYICCAIGLVVFGIMIYSMIYHRKSKGAVAANFHESTKVEIAWTIIPFIILIAMAIPATKTLIAMEDPSDADLTIKITGSQWKWHYSYFDKDIEFYSTLSTPREQIDGSEAKGEHYLLEVDKPLVLPINQKVRFLMTSDDVIHSWWVPAFAVKKDANPGFINESWTRIDKPGIYRGQCAELCGKDHGFMPIVVQALSEADFDNWLVEQKQLASNAAAAATASLSQTLSIEELTTQGEQIYIARCAACHQPNGAGLPGVFPSLIGSPIIKGPVDGHLNIVLNGKAGTAMQAFAKQLTAKEIAAVITFERNAWGNNSGDVVQAADVSHFSGNTQVSSQASTEASKTVADAKDTMAAVATEITDKVTEKATQAVTKVVTTETVAAEDLPTLTLEQLIAEGEQVYATTCAACHQATGAGLPGAFPSLIGSPVITGPVSGHIDIVMHGKPGTAMQAFSRQLSPQKMAAVITYERNAWGNNSGEAVQPADVASHGQ, from the coding sequence GTGAAGCAATGGTTGTATTGTTTACTGGTTGTGTGTGTAGCACTTCCGCTTGGGGCATCAGAAATGCCCCTTAACATGACTCAAGGCGTGACAGATATCAGTGGTAAGGTTTATGACCTCCACATGACGATTCTATACATCTGTTGTGCGATTGGGTTAGTGGTGTTTGGGATCATGATTTATTCAATGATCTATCACCGTAAATCAAAAGGCGCTGTTGCGGCTAATTTTCACGAAAGTACCAAAGTGGAAATAGCTTGGACCATCATCCCTTTCATCATATTAATTGCTATGGCTATTCCAGCCACTAAAACCTTAATTGCTATGGAAGATCCCAGCGATGCTGATCTGACGATTAAAATTACTGGGTCACAGTGGAAATGGCATTACAGCTATTTTGATAAAGACATCGAATTTTACAGCACACTATCCACCCCCAGAGAGCAAATTGACGGCAGCGAGGCCAAGGGTGAACATTACCTCCTAGAAGTCGATAAACCACTCGTGCTACCCATAAACCAAAAAGTACGCTTCTTGATGACATCCGATGATGTGATCCACTCATGGTGGGTACCTGCCTTCGCGGTTAAAAAAGACGCCAATCCAGGCTTTATTAATGAATCATGGACTCGAATAGATAAGCCCGGTATTTATCGCGGCCAGTGCGCCGAGTTATGCGGTAAAGACCATGGCTTTATGCCTATTGTGGTACAAGCTTTATCTGAAGCGGATTTTGATAATTGGTTAGTTGAACAAAAGCAACTGGCTAGCAATGCAGCGGCAGCAGCAACCGCATCATTATCACAAACATTATCTATTGAAGAGCTGACCACCCAAGGTGAACAAATCTATATTGCCAGGTGTGCAGCTTGTCACCAACCCAATGGCGCAGGTCTTCCTGGGGTATTCCCATCATTAATTGGCAGTCCAATCATAAAAGGCCCTGTTGACGGTCACCTGAATATTGTCTTAAACGGCAAAGCTGGTACCGCAATGCAAGCCTTTGCCAAGCAACTTACCGCCAAAGAAATTGCTGCTGTCATTACCTTTGAGCGAAATGCTTGGGGTAATAATAGCGGTGATGTAGTTCAAGCCGCTGATGTGAGCCACTTCTCTGGCAATACTCAAGTAAGTTCACAAGCAAGTACTGAAGCCAGTAAAACCGTCGCCGATGCTAAGGACACAATGGCCGCAGTAGCAACTGAGATAACCGACAAAGTGACAGAAAAAGCTACCCAAGCGGTTACAAAAGTAGTGACAACTGAAACGGTTGCCGCTGAAGATTTACCCACCTTAACGTTGGAGCAATTAATTGCCGAAGGTGAGCAGGTTTATGCCACCACTTGCGCCGCATGTCACCAAGCCACTGGCGCTGGTTTACCAGGCGCTTTCCCTTCACTTATTGGCAGCCCTGTCATTACCGGACCGGTTAGCGGACATATCGATATTGTTATGCACGGCAAACCAGGTACCGCAATGCAGGCATTTAGTCGTCAACTCAGCCCGCAAAAGATGGCCGCAGTGATTACTTATGAGCGTAATGCGTGGGGCAATAATTCTGGCGAGGCGGTGCAACCTGCCGATGTCGCTAGCCATGGACAGTAG